In Lathamus discolor isolate bLatDis1 chromosome 12, bLatDis1.hap1, whole genome shotgun sequence, a genomic segment contains:
- the HIP1R gene encoding huntingtin-interacting protein 1-related protein isoform X3: MNSIKSVPARVLSRRGGHSLEAEREQFDKNQAISISKAINTQEAPVKEKHARRIILGTHHEKGAFTFWSYAIGLPLPSSAILSWKFCHVLHKVLRDGHPNVLQDCQRYRSNIRETGDLWGHLHDRYGQLVSIYTRLLLVKISFHIKHPEFPPGLEVPDEVLEKTAGTDVNNIFQLTVELFDYLDWELKLSESVFRQLNTSMAVSQMSAVQCRLAPLIQVIQDCSHLYHYAVKLMFKLHSCLPADTLQGHRDRFHEQFRSLKNFFKKASDMLYFKRLIQIPRLPESPPNFLRASALAEHVKPVVVIPEEAPEDEEPENLIEISTASTVEPQVTSDLFDQTFGPPNGIRDDRDAQIESLKKEVDVLRAEMEKIKLEAQRYITQLKAQVNSLEGEVEEQRKQKQKALVDNEQLRDELEKLQRVKQDSDRSQRLCAEAEKKATATEIRYTKLKEKHSELINTHAELLRKNADTAKQLTVTQQSQEEVARVKEQLAFQVEQVKREAEMKLEDQSLQMEQLRQELDARREELEQAQRSLSHAKQAGTELSAQVEALHAEKEVLRRSVSEKEHELLSTRGLIEEKELQLSQEADKTSREIRELQGRLLEKSNQEQSLQQKLLDEQFIILQQTVREAEDILQDAVAKLDDPLHIRCTSSPDYLLSRAQAALESTDALENGHAHSQLEGAISKRAVPW, translated from the exons GCCATCAGCATCAGCAAAGCCATCAACACACAAGAAGCACCAGTGAAGGAGAAACATGCCCGAC GGATCATCCTGGGGACTCACCACGAGAAGGGAGCGTTCACCTTCTGGTCCTACGCCATCGGGCTGCCCTTGCCCAGCAGCGCCATCCTCAGCTGGAAGTTCTGCCACGTCCTGCACAAGGTGCTCCGTGACGGCCACCCCAAC GTCCTCCAGGATTGCCAGCGGTACCGCAGCAACATCCGAGAGACAGGGGACCTATGG GGCCATTTACATGACAGGTATGGGCAGCTGGTGAGCATCTACACACGGCTCCTGCTCGTCAAGATCTCCTTCCACATCAAG CATCCCGAGTTCCCCCCGGGCCTCGAAGTGCCGGATGAGGTGCTGGAAAAGACAGCAGGGACGGACGTGAACAACAT CTTCCAGCTGACGGTGGAGCTGTTTGACTACCTGGACTGGGAGCTGAAGCTGTCGGAGTCAG TTTTCAGGCAGCTCAACACGTCGATGGCGGTGTCGCAGATGTCGGCGGTGCAGTGCCGCCTGGCccccctcatccaggtcatccAGGACTGCAGCCACCTCTACCACTACGCCGTCAAGCTGATGTTCAAGCTGCACTCCT GTCTGCCAGCCGACACGCTGCAAGGCCACCGAGACCGCTTCCATGAGCAGTTTCGCAG CCTCAAAAACTTCTTTAAGAAGGCATCGGACATGCTGTATTTCAAGCGGCTCATCCAGATCCCGCGGCTGCCAGAG AGCCCCCCGAACTTCCTGCGGGCATCCGCACTGGCCGAGCACGTGAAGCCTGTGGTTGTCATCCCCGAGGAAGCCCCCGAGGATGAGGAGCCAGAGAACCTCATTGAGATAAGCACAGCTTCCACCGTGGAGCCACAG GTCACCTCGGATCTATTTGACCAAACCTTTGGGCCTCCCAATGGCATTCGGGATGACAG GGATGCACAGATCGAGAGCCTGAAGAAGGAGGTGGACGTGCTCCGCGCAGAGATGGAGAAGATTAAACTGGAG GCGCAGCGGTACATCACGCAGCTCAAGGCGCAGGTCAACAGCCTGGAGGGAGAAGTGGAGGAGCAGCgcaagcagaagcagaaggcGCTGGTGGACAACGAGCAGCTGCGGGAtgagctggagaagctgcagaggGTGAAGCAGGACAGCGACAGGTCCCAGCGGCTCTGCGCCGAGGCAGAAA AGAAAGCCACCGCCACCGAGATCCGCTACACGAAGCTGAAGGAGAAGCACAGCGAGCTCATCAACACGCACGCTGAGCTCCTCAGGAAG AACGCCGACACTGCCAAGCAGCTGACGGTCAcgcagcagagccaggaggagGTGGCGCGTGTCAAGGAGCAGTTGGCCTTTCAGGTGGAGCAGGTCAAGCGAGAGGCAGAGATGAAG CTGGAGGACCAGAGCCTGCAGATGGAGCAGCTGCGGCAGGAGCTGGATGCCCGGCgggaagagctggagcaggcGCAGCGCTCGCTCAGCCACGCCAAGCAG GCAGGCACAGAGCTCAGTGCTCAGGTGGAGGCCCTGCACGCTGAGAAGGAGGTGCTGAGGCGGTCGGTGAGTGAGAAGGAGCACGAGCTGCTCTCCACACGTGGCCTCATCGAGGAAAAGGAGCTGCAGCTGAGCCAGGAGGCGGACAAGACCTCGAGGGAGATACGAGAGCTGCAGGGCAGGCTCCTGGAGAAG AGCAACCAggagcagagcctgcagcagaagctgctggacGAGCAGTTCATCATCCTGCAGCAGACGGTGCGGGAGGCAGAGGACATCCTCCAGGACGCCGTGGCCAAGCTGGATGATCCACTGCACATCCGCTGCACCAGCTCCCCAG ATTACCTGCTGAGCCGGGCGCAGGCAGCGCTGGAGTCCACGGATGCCCTGGAGAACGGGCACGCGCA ctcccagctggaAGGGGCCATCAGCAAGCGTGCAGTGCCCTGGTGA
- the VPS37B gene encoding vacuolar protein sorting-associated protein 37B isoform X2 encodes MTLASNRSLAEGNLLYQPKLESLKSNLTEKYRELQVLFEAYQIKKTKLDRQSSNASLETLLALLQTEGAKIEEDTENMAEKFLDGEIPLDSFIDEYQNKRKLAHLRRVKIEKLQEMVLKGQRLPQVQPQAQPRAPETTPAPQDSYTSDANTPSVVPRRIPPPPPSSVPAGRFPTPFTAAMSSGPALSYPGAPYPPLPPRPGVQSASQMPQPGYPSQFVPQYPPALPQRPPRLPPHPGFILQ; translated from the exons ATGACTCTTGCCAGCAACCGCAGTCTGGCAGAAGGCAATCTGTTGTACCAGCCAAAGTTGGAGTCTTTGAAATCCAACTTGACTGAAAAATATCGGGAGCTGCAAGTTCTTTTTGAAGCATACcagataaagaaaacaaaactag ACAGACAATCCAGTAATGCTTCACTGGAGACACTGCTAGCGCTGCTTCAGACAGAGGGGGCTAAGATTGAGGAAGACACAGAG AATATGGCAGAAAAATTTCTTGATGGTGAAATACCACTGGATTCCTTCATTGATGAGTACCAGAACAAGCGTAAACTGGCTCACCTGCGACGTGTAAAAATTGAGAAACTCCAAGAAATGGTGCTCAAGGGACAGAGACTTCCGCAGGTTCAGCCGCAGGCTCAGCCCAGAGCACCCGAGACAACACCAGCACCTCAAGATTCCTACACTTCGGATGCAAACACGCCTTCAGTCGTGCCCCGACGAATACCACCCCCTCCACCTTCTTCAGTCCCAGCAGGACGCTTTCCTACTCCGTTTACTGCAGCCATGAGTTCAGGACCAGCTCTTTCTTATCCAGGTGCTCCGTATCCTCCTCTCCCACCTCGACCAGGAGTTCAGTCTGCAAGTCAAATGCCACAGCCGGGATATCCATCTCAGTTTGTACCACAATATCCTCCAGCTCTTCCCCAAAGACCACCTCGCCTTCCACCACATCCTGGCTTTATCCTTCAGTGA
- the HIP1R gene encoding huntingtin-interacting protein 1-related protein isoform X2, with translation MNSIKSVPARVLSRRGGHSLEAEREQFDKNQAISISKAINTQEAPVKEKHARRIILGTHHEKGAFTFWSYAIGLPLPSSAILSWKFCHVLHKVLRDGHPNVLQDCQRYRSNIRETGDLWGHLHDRYGQLVSIYTRLLLVKISFHIKHPEFPPGLEVPDEVLEKTAGTDVNNIFQLTVELFDYLDWELKLSESVFRQLNTSMAVSQMSAVQCRLAPLIQVIQDCSHLYHYAVKLMFKLHSCLPADTLQGHRDRFHEQFRSLKNFFKKASDMLYFKRLIQIPRLPESPPNFLRASALAEHVKPVVVIPEEAPEDEEPENLIEISTASTVEPQVTSDLFDQTFGPPNGIRDDRDAQIESLKKEVDVLRAEMEKIKLEAQRYITQLKAQVNSLEGEVEEQRKQKQKALVDNEQLRDELEKLQRVKQDSDRSQRLCAEAEKKATATEIRYTKLKEKHSELINTHAELLRKNADTAKQLTVTQQSQEEVARVKEQLAFQVEQVKREAEMKLEDQSLQMEQLRQELDARREELEQAQRSLSHAKQAGTELSAQVEALHAEKEVLRRSVSEKEHELLSTRGLIEEKELQLSQEADKTSREIRELQGRLLEKSNQEQSLQQKLLDEQFIILQQTVREAEDILQDAVAKLDDPLHIRCTSSPDYLLSRAQAALESTDALENGHAQCCGAGGGSGPLCTLGGRHHCEWQCHVPSGSH, from the exons GCCATCAGCATCAGCAAAGCCATCAACACACAAGAAGCACCAGTGAAGGAGAAACATGCCCGAC GGATCATCCTGGGGACTCACCACGAGAAGGGAGCGTTCACCTTCTGGTCCTACGCCATCGGGCTGCCCTTGCCCAGCAGCGCCATCCTCAGCTGGAAGTTCTGCCACGTCCTGCACAAGGTGCTCCGTGACGGCCACCCCAAC GTCCTCCAGGATTGCCAGCGGTACCGCAGCAACATCCGAGAGACAGGGGACCTATGG GGCCATTTACATGACAGGTATGGGCAGCTGGTGAGCATCTACACACGGCTCCTGCTCGTCAAGATCTCCTTCCACATCAAG CATCCCGAGTTCCCCCCGGGCCTCGAAGTGCCGGATGAGGTGCTGGAAAAGACAGCAGGGACGGACGTGAACAACAT CTTCCAGCTGACGGTGGAGCTGTTTGACTACCTGGACTGGGAGCTGAAGCTGTCGGAGTCAG TTTTCAGGCAGCTCAACACGTCGATGGCGGTGTCGCAGATGTCGGCGGTGCAGTGCCGCCTGGCccccctcatccaggtcatccAGGACTGCAGCCACCTCTACCACTACGCCGTCAAGCTGATGTTCAAGCTGCACTCCT GTCTGCCAGCCGACACGCTGCAAGGCCACCGAGACCGCTTCCATGAGCAGTTTCGCAG CCTCAAAAACTTCTTTAAGAAGGCATCGGACATGCTGTATTTCAAGCGGCTCATCCAGATCCCGCGGCTGCCAGAG AGCCCCCCGAACTTCCTGCGGGCATCCGCACTGGCCGAGCACGTGAAGCCTGTGGTTGTCATCCCCGAGGAAGCCCCCGAGGATGAGGAGCCAGAGAACCTCATTGAGATAAGCACAGCTTCCACCGTGGAGCCACAG GTCACCTCGGATCTATTTGACCAAACCTTTGGGCCTCCCAATGGCATTCGGGATGACAG GGATGCACAGATCGAGAGCCTGAAGAAGGAGGTGGACGTGCTCCGCGCAGAGATGGAGAAGATTAAACTGGAG GCGCAGCGGTACATCACGCAGCTCAAGGCGCAGGTCAACAGCCTGGAGGGAGAAGTGGAGGAGCAGCgcaagcagaagcagaaggcGCTGGTGGACAACGAGCAGCTGCGGGAtgagctggagaagctgcagaggGTGAAGCAGGACAGCGACAGGTCCCAGCGGCTCTGCGCCGAGGCAGAAA AGAAAGCCACCGCCACCGAGATCCGCTACACGAAGCTGAAGGAGAAGCACAGCGAGCTCATCAACACGCACGCTGAGCTCCTCAGGAAG AACGCCGACACTGCCAAGCAGCTGACGGTCAcgcagcagagccaggaggagGTGGCGCGTGTCAAGGAGCAGTTGGCCTTTCAGGTGGAGCAGGTCAAGCGAGAGGCAGAGATGAAG CTGGAGGACCAGAGCCTGCAGATGGAGCAGCTGCGGCAGGAGCTGGATGCCCGGCgggaagagctggagcaggcGCAGCGCTCGCTCAGCCACGCCAAGCAG GCAGGCACAGAGCTCAGTGCTCAGGTGGAGGCCCTGCACGCTGAGAAGGAGGTGCTGAGGCGGTCGGTGAGTGAGAAGGAGCACGAGCTGCTCTCCACACGTGGCCTCATCGAGGAAAAGGAGCTGCAGCTGAGCCAGGAGGCGGACAAGACCTCGAGGGAGATACGAGAGCTGCAGGGCAGGCTCCTGGAGAAG AGCAACCAggagcagagcctgcagcagaagctgctggacGAGCAGTTCATCATCCTGCAGCAGACGGTGCGGGAGGCAGAGGACATCCTCCAGGACGCCGTGGCCAAGCTGGATGATCCACTGCACATCCGCTGCACCAGCTCCCCAG ATTACCTGCTGAGCCGGGCGCAGGCAGCGCTGGAGTCCACGGATGCCCTGGAGAACGGGCACGCGCA ATGCTGCGGGGCTGGTGGGGGCTCTGGCCCTCTTTGCACACTTGGCGGCCGACACCATTGTGAATGGCAGTGCCACGTCCCATCTGGCTCCCACTGA
- the HIP1R gene encoding huntingtin-interacting protein 1-related protein isoform X1 produces MNSIKSVPARVLSRRGGHSLEAEREQFDKNQAISISKAINTQEAPVKEKHARRIILGTHHEKGAFTFWSYAIGLPLPSSAILSWKFCHVLHKVLRDGHPNVLQDCQRYRSNIRETGDLWGHLHDRYGQLVSIYTRLLLVKISFHIKHPEFPPGLEVPDEVLEKTAGTDVNNIFQLTVELFDYLDWELKLSESVFRQLNTSMAVSQMSAVQCRLAPLIQVIQDCSHLYHYAVKLMFKLHSCLPADTLQGHRDRFHEQFRSLKNFFKKASDMLYFKRLIQIPRLPESPPNFLRASALAEHVKPVVVIPEEAPEDEEPENLIEISTASTVEPQVTSDLFDQTFGPPNGIRDDRDAQIESLKKEVDVLRAEMEKIKLEAQRYITQLKAQVNSLEGEVEEQRKQKQKALVDNEQLRDELEKLQRVKQDSDRSQRLCAEAEKKATATEIRYTKLKEKHSELINTHAELLRKNADTAKQLTVTQQSQEEVARVKEQLAFQVEQVKREAEMKLEDQSLQMEQLRQELDARREELEQAQRSLSHAKQAGTELSAQVEALHAEKEVLRRSVSEKEHELLSTRGLIEEKELQLSQEADKTSREIRELQGRLLEKSNQEQSLQQKLLDEQFIILQQTVREAEDILQDAVAKLDDPLHIRCTSSPDYLLSRAQAALESTDALENGHAQYVASMADAAGLVGALALFAHLAADTIVNGSATSHLAPTDHADRLTETCRDCGQQSLDYLGKLRDKQTLGCAELGGVRRALRGVLQLAQELRPKSLDVKQEELGDMVEKEMASTSEAIEDAVRRIEEMMSQARNESSGVKLEVNERILNSCTDLMKAIRLLVMTSTNLQKEIVESGRGAATTQEFYAKNSRWTEGLISASKAVGWGATQLVESADRVVLHMGKYEELIVCSHEIAASTAQLVAASKVKAEKSSRNLGKLQECSRNVNEMAANVVASTKSGQEQIEEKDTMDFSGMSLIKLKKEEMETQVKVLELEKRLEGERVRLGELRKQHYALAGTYDTEEDGEAKPAPAPRKGILKKPPLAQKPAHGEPQRDAGPYPPHV; encoded by the exons GCCATCAGCATCAGCAAAGCCATCAACACACAAGAAGCACCAGTGAAGGAGAAACATGCCCGAC GGATCATCCTGGGGACTCACCACGAGAAGGGAGCGTTCACCTTCTGGTCCTACGCCATCGGGCTGCCCTTGCCCAGCAGCGCCATCCTCAGCTGGAAGTTCTGCCACGTCCTGCACAAGGTGCTCCGTGACGGCCACCCCAAC GTCCTCCAGGATTGCCAGCGGTACCGCAGCAACATCCGAGAGACAGGGGACCTATGG GGCCATTTACATGACAGGTATGGGCAGCTGGTGAGCATCTACACACGGCTCCTGCTCGTCAAGATCTCCTTCCACATCAAG CATCCCGAGTTCCCCCCGGGCCTCGAAGTGCCGGATGAGGTGCTGGAAAAGACAGCAGGGACGGACGTGAACAACAT CTTCCAGCTGACGGTGGAGCTGTTTGACTACCTGGACTGGGAGCTGAAGCTGTCGGAGTCAG TTTTCAGGCAGCTCAACACGTCGATGGCGGTGTCGCAGATGTCGGCGGTGCAGTGCCGCCTGGCccccctcatccaggtcatccAGGACTGCAGCCACCTCTACCACTACGCCGTCAAGCTGATGTTCAAGCTGCACTCCT GTCTGCCAGCCGACACGCTGCAAGGCCACCGAGACCGCTTCCATGAGCAGTTTCGCAG CCTCAAAAACTTCTTTAAGAAGGCATCGGACATGCTGTATTTCAAGCGGCTCATCCAGATCCCGCGGCTGCCAGAG AGCCCCCCGAACTTCCTGCGGGCATCCGCACTGGCCGAGCACGTGAAGCCTGTGGTTGTCATCCCCGAGGAAGCCCCCGAGGATGAGGAGCCAGAGAACCTCATTGAGATAAGCACAGCTTCCACCGTGGAGCCACAG GTCACCTCGGATCTATTTGACCAAACCTTTGGGCCTCCCAATGGCATTCGGGATGACAG GGATGCACAGATCGAGAGCCTGAAGAAGGAGGTGGACGTGCTCCGCGCAGAGATGGAGAAGATTAAACTGGAG GCGCAGCGGTACATCACGCAGCTCAAGGCGCAGGTCAACAGCCTGGAGGGAGAAGTGGAGGAGCAGCgcaagcagaagcagaaggcGCTGGTGGACAACGAGCAGCTGCGGGAtgagctggagaagctgcagaggGTGAAGCAGGACAGCGACAGGTCCCAGCGGCTCTGCGCCGAGGCAGAAA AGAAAGCCACCGCCACCGAGATCCGCTACACGAAGCTGAAGGAGAAGCACAGCGAGCTCATCAACACGCACGCTGAGCTCCTCAGGAAG AACGCCGACACTGCCAAGCAGCTGACGGTCAcgcagcagagccaggaggagGTGGCGCGTGTCAAGGAGCAGTTGGCCTTTCAGGTGGAGCAGGTCAAGCGAGAGGCAGAGATGAAG CTGGAGGACCAGAGCCTGCAGATGGAGCAGCTGCGGCAGGAGCTGGATGCCCGGCgggaagagctggagcaggcGCAGCGCTCGCTCAGCCACGCCAAGCAG GCAGGCACAGAGCTCAGTGCTCAGGTGGAGGCCCTGCACGCTGAGAAGGAGGTGCTGAGGCGGTCGGTGAGTGAGAAGGAGCACGAGCTGCTCTCCACACGTGGCCTCATCGAGGAAAAGGAGCTGCAGCTGAGCCAGGAGGCGGACAAGACCTCGAGGGAGATACGAGAGCTGCAGGGCAGGCTCCTGGAGAAG AGCAACCAggagcagagcctgcagcagaagctgctggacGAGCAGTTCATCATCCTGCAGCAGACGGTGCGGGAGGCAGAGGACATCCTCCAGGACGCCGTGGCCAAGCTGGATGATCCACTGCACATCCGCTGCACCAGCTCCCCAG ATTACCTGCTGAGCCGGGCGCAGGCAGCGCTGGAGTCCACGGATGCCCTGGAGAACGGGCACGCGCAGTACGTGGCCTCCATGGCAG ATGCTGCGGGGCTGGTGGGGGCTCTGGCCCTCTTTGCACACTTGGCGGCCGACACCATTGTGAATGGCAGTGCCACGTCCCATCTGGCTCCCACTGACCACGCTGACC GGCTGACAGAGACGTGCCGGGACTGTGGGCAGCAGAGCCTGGATTACCTGGGCAAGCTGAGGGACAAGCAGACCCTGGGATGTGCTGAGCTGGGGGGCGTgcggcgggcgctgcgaggggtCCTGCAGCTGGCCCAG GAGCTGAGGCCCAAGAGCTTGGACGTCAAGCAAGAAGAGCTGGGGGACATGGTTGAGAAGGAGATGGCCTCCACCTCCGAGGCAATTGAGGATGCTGTCAGGAGGATAGAG GAGATGATGAGCCAGGCCAGAAACGAGAGCTCTGGTGTTAAGCTTGAAGTGAATGAGCG GATTCTGAACTCCTGCACGGATCTCATGAAG GCCATTAGACTTCTTGTAATGACATCTACGAACCTACAGAAGGAGATAGTAGAAAGTGGCCGG GGGGCAGCAACAACTCAGGAGTTTTATGCCAAGAACTCGCGCTGGACCGAAGGGCTGATCTCTGCCTCCAAGGCGGTGGGATGGGGAGCCACGCAGCTCGT GGAGTCAGCAGACAGAGTTGTCCTGCACATGGGCAAATACGAAGAGCTCATCGTCTGCTCCCATGAAATcgctgccagcacagcccagctcgTAGCTGCCTCCAAG gtaAAAGCggagaagagcagcaggaacCTGGGCAAGCTCCAGGAGTGCTCCCGCAACGTCAATGAGATGGCAGCCAACGTGGTGGCTTCCACCAAGTCAGGGCAAGAGCAGATTGAGGAGAAAG ACACCATGGACTTTTCGGGCATGTCCCTCATCAagctgaagaaggaagagaTGGAAACACAG GTgaaggtgctggagctggagaagcgCCTGGAGGGCGAGCGGGTGCGCCTGGGTGAGCTGAGGAAGCAGCACTATGCCCTGGCCGGGACCTACGACACGGAAGAGGATGGGGAGGCAaagccagcaccagcccctaGGAAGGGCATCCTCAAGAAGCCCCCCTTGGCTCAGAAACCCGCACATGGGGAG CCCCAGCGAGACGCCGGCCCGTACCCACCTCACGTCTAA
- the VPS37B gene encoding vacuolar protein sorting-associated protein 37B isoform X1 — MALDVRRLEALSLQELSALLDDEEQLQDMAREMEEAQNVQHSKDMTLASNRSLAEGNLLYQPKLESLKSNLTEKYRELQVLFEAYQIKKTKLDRQSSNASLETLLALLQTEGAKIEEDTENMAEKFLDGEIPLDSFIDEYQNKRKLAHLRRVKIEKLQEMVLKGQRLPQVQPQAQPRAPETTPAPQDSYTSDANTPSVVPRRIPPPPPSSVPAGRFPTPFTAAMSSGPALSYPGAPYPPLPPRPGVQSASQMPQPGYPSQFVPQYPPALPQRPPRLPPHPGFILQ, encoded by the exons ATGGCGCTGGACGTGCGGCGCCTGGAGGCGCTGAGCCTGCAGGAGCTCAGCGCGCTGCTGGACGACGAGGAGCAGCTACAGGACATGGCTCGCGAGATGGAAGAG GCCCAAAATGTTCAACACAGCAAGGACATGACTCTTGCCAGCAACCGCAGTCTGGCAGAAGGCAATCTGTTGTACCAGCCAAAGTTGGAGTCTTTGAAATCCAACTTGACTGAAAAATATCGGGAGCTGCAAGTTCTTTTTGAAGCATACcagataaagaaaacaaaactag ACAGACAATCCAGTAATGCTTCACTGGAGACACTGCTAGCGCTGCTTCAGACAGAGGGGGCTAAGATTGAGGAAGACACAGAG AATATGGCAGAAAAATTTCTTGATGGTGAAATACCACTGGATTCCTTCATTGATGAGTACCAGAACAAGCGTAAACTGGCTCACCTGCGACGTGTAAAAATTGAGAAACTCCAAGAAATGGTGCTCAAGGGACAGAGACTTCCGCAGGTTCAGCCGCAGGCTCAGCCCAGAGCACCCGAGACAACACCAGCACCTCAAGATTCCTACACTTCGGATGCAAACACGCCTTCAGTCGTGCCCCGACGAATACCACCCCCTCCACCTTCTTCAGTCCCAGCAGGACGCTTTCCTACTCCGTTTACTGCAGCCATGAGTTCAGGACCAGCTCTTTCTTATCCAGGTGCTCCGTATCCTCCTCTCCCACCTCGACCAGGAGTTCAGTCTGCAAGTCAAATGCCACAGCCGGGATATCCATCTCAGTTTGTACCACAATATCCTCCAGCTCTTCCCCAAAGACCACCTCGCCTTCCACCACATCCTGGCTTTATCCTTCAGTGA